One Natrinema longum genomic window carries:
- a CDS encoding branched-chain amino acid ABC transporter permease — protein sequence MIGQLLSILVLGAMISAVYALIAIGFTMIFGVGGVLNLAHGALIMLGAFTYLAFTSTAGALSLPPIVGFLLAVVVTAAASYALYAGLVKYIEDNIVITFLATVVVALLLTELIIIQFGSAPSQLIPVVSGTIYLEAVGTRLRYVQLLAFGVSWVAIGALWYYVTKTDEGRSILATSMSTRGAELTGVNLQKVKSRTWLIAGAFAGIAGVFIGTLQSTSPEMWLSPLALAFIIVVIGGIGSIKGSVIAAYLIGYLETASVEILGPSFQGVLSLVVLVAILLMRPNGLFGRELVHE from the coding sequence ATGATAGGACAACTACTCTCCATACTGGTGTTAGGGGCGATGATCAGTGCCGTCTACGCACTGATCGCGATCGGGTTCACCATGATCTTCGGCGTCGGCGGCGTCCTGAATCTCGCACACGGCGCACTGATCATGCTCGGTGCCTTCACGTATCTCGCGTTCACGTCGACCGCTGGCGCGCTTTCACTGCCACCGATCGTGGGGTTCCTCCTCGCGGTCGTCGTCACAGCCGCCGCATCGTACGCGCTGTACGCGGGACTGGTCAAATACATCGAAGACAACATCGTGATCACGTTCCTCGCGACGGTCGTCGTGGCGCTCCTGTTGACCGAACTGATCATCATCCAGTTCGGCAGCGCGCCGTCACAGCTCATTCCGGTGGTGTCGGGGACGATCTATCTCGAGGCCGTCGGAACACGGCTCCGGTACGTCCAGCTGTTGGCGTTTGGCGTCTCCTGGGTCGCGATCGGGGCGCTGTGGTATTACGTGACCAAAACCGACGAGGGACGGTCGATCCTCGCGACCTCGATGAGCACGCGCGGTGCGGAGCTCACGGGTGTCAATCTCCAGAAAGTCAAGTCTCGGACCTGGCTGATCGCCGGCGCGTTCGCCGGGATCGCTGGGGTGTTCATCGGAACGCTGCAGTCGACGTCGCCCGAGATGTGGCTCAGTCCGCTCGCACTCGCGTTCATCATCGTCGTAATCGGCGGCATCGGCAGCATCAAGGGGTCCGTCATCGCGGCGTACCTGATCGGCTACCTCGAGACGGCGTCGGTCGAGATCCTCGGCCCGAGCTTCCAGGGGGTCCTGTCGTTAGTCGTCCTCGTCGCGATCTTACTGATGAGACCGAACGGCCTCTTCGGGAGGGAGCTCGTCCATGAGTAG